One Kribbella sp. NBC_00662 genomic region harbors:
- a CDS encoding methyltransferase domain-containing protein — translation MTDTEVPGGTGFVTERGSFKAAHVAEQNIERQAFILDQMAARPAVRTLKSWALDQLAPKAGETAVDVGSGTGEDVVALHESGARAIGVEPSPGLRAEAVRRAAGAGVEYVDGHAEALPFDDESVDVLRSERVLQHVDDPVAVVKEMARVLRPVGRIALIDTDWGTAIIHPADPDVLRRMVDYFHHQTANPYSGRQLRGLLADAGLEITGETAATWLEPQEGARQGFVGMMHLASLQAGVITAEEAEAFARTLGEAADRGAFHMSLTMYAVSAIKPRAV, via the coding sequence ATGACCGATACCGAAGTGCCGGGCGGGACAGGTTTCGTCACCGAGCGCGGCAGTTTCAAGGCCGCTCACGTCGCCGAGCAGAACATCGAGCGGCAAGCGTTCATCCTGGACCAGATGGCGGCCCGCCCCGCCGTACGCACGCTGAAGTCGTGGGCACTCGACCAGCTCGCGCCAAAGGCCGGCGAGACCGCGGTCGACGTCGGCTCGGGCACCGGCGAGGACGTCGTCGCACTCCACGAGTCAGGCGCCAGAGCGATCGGTGTCGAGCCGAGCCCGGGTCTGCGAGCCGAGGCCGTACGACGGGCCGCCGGCGCCGGCGTCGAGTACGTCGACGGTCACGCCGAGGCGCTGCCCTTCGACGATGAGTCGGTCGACGTACTGCGCTCCGAGCGCGTCCTGCAGCACGTCGACGATCCTGTCGCGGTCGTGAAGGAGATGGCGCGCGTACTGCGTCCCGTCGGCCGGATCGCGCTCATCGACACCGACTGGGGTACGGCGATCATCCATCCGGCTGATCCCGACGTACTGAGGCGGATGGTCGACTACTTCCACCACCAGACCGCGAACCCGTACTCCGGCCGGCAACTGCGCGGCCTGCTCGCCGACGCGGGACTCGAGATCACCGGCGAGACGGCCGCGACGTGGCTCGAGCCGCAGGAAGGCGCCCGGCAAGGCTTCGTCGGCATGATGCACCTGGCCTCGCTGCAAGCCGGCGTGATCACGGCCGAAGAAGCCGAAGCATTCGCGCGAACCCTCGGCGAGGCGGCCGATCGCGGCGCCTTCCACATGTCGCTGACGATGTACGCCGTCAGCGCGATCAAACCCCGTGCTGTTTGA
- a CDS encoding 2-hydroxy-3-oxopropionate reductase gives MKIGFIGLGVMGRPMVDNLIAAGHELSVYRGRTEVDAHVCGSAKEVAERSEVVILMVPDTPDVESVLFAPAGVAEGLQAGSLVIDMSSISPTATIGFAQLIEKLGCEYLDAPVSGGEVGAREGTLTIMVGGRPEVFERARPIFDVLGKNITLIGGPGAGQTAKVANQIIVGLTIEAVAEGLLFAERAGADPAVVRQALMGGFASSRILEVHGERMIAETFEPGFRIRLHRKDLGLAIQAAAELDLALPNTAATQQLMSAAIADGDGELDHSALYRTLRRDKI, from the coding sequence ATGAAGATCGGGTTCATCGGCCTGGGCGTGATGGGCCGTCCGATGGTCGACAATTTGATTGCCGCGGGCCACGAGCTCTCGGTGTACCGCGGCCGGACCGAGGTCGACGCGCACGTGTGCGGTTCGGCGAAGGAGGTGGCCGAGCGATCCGAGGTAGTGATCCTGATGGTGCCGGACACCCCCGACGTCGAGTCGGTCCTGTTCGCGCCGGCCGGTGTCGCCGAGGGGCTGCAGGCGGGTTCGCTGGTGATCGACATGAGTTCGATCTCGCCGACCGCGACGATCGGGTTCGCCCAGCTGATCGAGAAGCTCGGGTGCGAGTACCTCGACGCGCCGGTGTCGGGCGGCGAGGTCGGCGCGCGGGAAGGGACGCTGACGATCATGGTCGGCGGGCGGCCCGAGGTGTTCGAGCGGGCCCGGCCGATCTTCGACGTACTCGGGAAGAACATCACGCTGATCGGCGGCCCCGGTGCGGGGCAGACCGCGAAGGTCGCCAACCAGATCATCGTCGGCTTGACCATCGAAGCGGTCGCCGAAGGGTTACTGTTCGCGGAGCGGGCGGGCGCGGATCCGGCCGTCGTACGGCAGGCGCTGATGGGCGGGTTCGCGAGTTCGCGGATCCTCGAGGTGCACGGGGAGCGGATGATCGCGGAGACCTTCGAGCCCGGCTTCCGGATCCGCCTGCACCGTAAGGATCTCGGGCTCGCGATCCAGGCCGCGGCGGAGCTCGATCTCGCGCTGCCGAACACCGCGGCCACGCAGCAGTTGATGAGCGCGGCGATCGCGGACGGCGACGGCGAACTGGACCACTCGGCGCTCTATCGGACATTGCGCCGGGACAAGATCTGA
- a CDS encoding DMT family transporter, whose translation MGRLFCLLSAAAFGVMAVFGKLAYDAGVSVDALLLVRFGLAGGLLLFVALARGSLRNLPPRAVLTGLGMGVFGYAAQSALYFSALARMDASLVALILYLYPILVMVAAIALRRERASRRRVSALAIALIGIGLVLSGALSGRFDGVGVLLALGAPVVYTGYILVGDSLTADVPPLALTALVCTGAFGTFLVLGFFRGIDLGFAPVGWLWLAAVALISTVAAILLFFAGMARVGPSIASILSIFEPVVTVTAAALVFGEKLSATQWVGGALVLSAVLIVQWQTQPSRQSLPELSRTSPEATADLTV comes from the coding sequence GTGGGACGCCTCTTCTGCCTTCTTTCCGCCGCCGCCTTCGGAGTCATGGCCGTGTTCGGCAAGCTCGCGTACGACGCGGGCGTGTCGGTCGACGCACTGTTGCTTGTCCGTTTCGGCCTCGCCGGCGGACTGCTCCTGTTCGTTGCACTCGCGCGCGGTTCACTGCGCAACCTGCCGCCGCGCGCTGTGCTGACCGGATTGGGCATGGGGGTGTTCGGCTACGCGGCGCAGTCCGCGCTGTACTTCTCCGCGCTCGCCCGGATGGACGCCTCGCTGGTCGCGTTGATCCTGTACCTGTACCCGATCCTGGTGATGGTCGCGGCGATCGCGCTGCGGCGGGAGCGGGCGTCGCGCCGGCGGGTGTCGGCGTTGGCGATCGCGTTGATCGGGATCGGTTTGGTGCTGAGCGGCGCGCTCAGTGGTCGCTTCGACGGGGTGGGCGTGCTGCTGGCATTGGGGGCGCCAGTCGTTTACACCGGGTACATCCTCGTGGGCGATTCGCTGACCGCCGACGTACCACCGCTGGCGTTGACCGCGCTGGTGTGCACCGGGGCCTTCGGCACCTTTCTCGTCCTGGGGTTCTTCCGGGGCATCGATCTCGGCTTCGCGCCGGTCGGCTGGCTGTGGCTGGCGGCGGTGGCGCTGATCAGTACGGTCGCCGCGATCCTGCTGTTCTTCGCCGGAATGGCGCGGGTCGGACCGTCGATCGCGTCGATCCTGTCGATCTTCGAGCCGGTCGTCACGGTGACCGCGGCGGCTTTGGTGTTCGGCGAGAAGCTCAGCGCGACGCAGTGGGTCGGCGGCGCGCTGGTGCTGTCCGCCGTACTGATCGTGCAGTGGCAGACACAGCCGAGCAGGCAATCGTTGCCGGAACTTTCGCGGACTTCTCCAGAGGCGACGGCAGACTTGACGGTATGA
- a CDS encoding GntR family transcriptional regulator: MVHLELGPSSLTDALYESIRKRIVNGEIPQGEKLTEIRLATEYNVARPTAKAALERLTALGLLRRTAHKTAVVPVLDEAEIRDLFFSRLTIEKAAVSALAATAEVPADAARAQVAIEYAARDRLFENQVEADIAFHTALVAAVGSRRLTRMHELIIGEVQLTMGQYKAHRKVDPSTVASEHAAVLEAIAAGDSTAAADHMAHHLEQAEGRLLSTLPQPTS; encoded by the coding sequence ATGGTTCATCTGGAGCTCGGGCCGTCTTCGCTGACCGACGCACTCTACGAGTCGATCCGCAAGCGGATCGTGAACGGCGAGATCCCGCAAGGGGAGAAGCTCACCGAGATCCGGCTGGCCACGGAGTACAACGTGGCCCGGCCGACCGCCAAGGCAGCGCTCGAGCGACTGACCGCGCTCGGGCTGCTGCGGCGTACGGCGCACAAGACCGCGGTCGTCCCGGTGCTCGACGAGGCCGAGATCCGGGACCTGTTCTTCAGCCGGCTCACGATCGAGAAGGCGGCGGTGTCGGCGCTCGCGGCGACCGCTGAGGTGCCGGCCGACGCGGCGCGGGCCCAGGTCGCGATCGAGTACGCCGCCCGCGACCGCCTGTTCGAGAACCAGGTGGAGGCGGACATCGCGTTCCACACGGCGCTCGTGGCGGCCGTCGGCAGCCGTCGGCTGACCCGCATGCACGAGCTGATCATCGGCGAGGTGCAGCTCACGATGGGCCAGTACAAGGCCCACCGGAAGGTCGATCCGTCGACGGTCGCCTCCGAGCACGCCGCCGTACTCGAAGCCATCGCGGCGGGCGATTCGACCGCTGCCGCCGACCACATGGCGCACCATCTCGAGCAGGCCGAAGGACGCCTGCTCAGCACTTTGCCTCAGCCGACATCGTGA
- a CDS encoding LysR family transcriptional regulator, which produces MMDLHRLRLLREVHGRGTVHGAARALGYSPSAISQQLAVLEREAGTPLLERVGRNVRLTAAGQVLVRHATTLLDGVEAAEAELAAVAAGRVAGVVRIGAFQSAFIRVVAPAIRSLAAAHPDIRVEAAELEVEQAAPALRLQQLDVMVGDEYDGQPRAVHTDLLREHLLREHIRVVLPEDHPSAATDRVPIADLADLPWAACQPGTGHREMHVRVCRELGGFEPDLRYSSDDFLILLELVRTTGAGALLPDLVIGQGAPGVAVRLPAEGAVGRTVFLLTRRTRTPAVAAVADALTEAAGRAMPDA; this is translated from the coding sequence ATGATGGATCTGCATCGGCTACGGCTGCTCCGCGAGGTCCACGGTCGCGGCACCGTTCACGGCGCGGCCCGAGCGCTCGGGTACTCACCCAGCGCGATCTCTCAACAGTTGGCCGTCCTCGAGCGCGAGGCCGGTACGCCGTTGCTCGAGCGGGTCGGCCGCAACGTCAGGCTCACGGCTGCCGGACAGGTCCTGGTCCGGCACGCGACCACGCTGCTCGACGGCGTCGAGGCCGCCGAAGCGGAGCTGGCTGCGGTGGCCGCGGGTCGAGTCGCCGGGGTGGTCCGGATCGGGGCGTTCCAGTCGGCCTTCATCCGCGTCGTCGCGCCGGCCATCCGCAGCCTCGCCGCCGCACATCCCGACATCCGCGTCGAAGCAGCCGAGCTCGAGGTCGAGCAGGCCGCGCCCGCGCTTCGCCTGCAGCAGTTGGACGTGATGGTCGGCGACGAGTACGACGGCCAACCGCGCGCCGTACACACGGATCTCCTGCGCGAACACCTGCTCCGCGAACACATCCGCGTCGTACTCCCGGAAGACCATCCGTCGGCCGCGACCGATCGGGTCCCGATCGCTGACCTTGCCGATCTGCCGTGGGCGGCCTGCCAGCCAGGCACCGGGCACCGCGAGATGCACGTCCGTGTGTGCCGCGAGCTCGGCGGGTTCGAACCCGATCTCCGCTACAGCTCCGACGACTTCCTGATCCTGCTCGAACTCGTCCGTACGACGGGGGCCGGGGCACTGCTCCCGGATCTGGTGATCGGCCAGGGTGCGCCCGGCGTCGCCGTACGACTGCCCGCTGAAGGAGCTGTAGGACGGACGGTCTTCCTGCTCACCCGTCGCACCAGAACGCCCGCGGTAGCAGCGGTTGCGGATGCGCTGACCGAGGCTGCTGGTCGAGCCATGCCAGACGCGTGA
- a CDS encoding alpha-amylase family protein — protein sequence MDDWARTATRWAQITLAEDDPAHFDADFWLRLMRDSRSNATCISAGGYIAYYPTQLEHHYRSKYLAGTDPFGTLVEGARSLGMSVMARVDPHAVHADAADAHPEWLARDRGGNPIEHWAYPGVWLTCAFTPYHREFITEVIREIVREYDVDAVFANRWEGYSGISYSEAARKSFRDECGLELPLGEHGDGWPEYVGWRHRRLGELVGIWDQAVRELRPHARFVPNLGALAARDLARDLAEPVSPLFIVDKQGRHGIEAPWVAGRAGKRNRGVYPDRPVQLITSVGPEHKYRWKDSVAPVEETKTWIVDGFVQGALPWFTKFNATIQDPRWVQPVVEAFNLHATVEPVLRDLHITAEVALLDAGNNDHEDGFYQALVEARIPFEFVSDKVMTLERLRAFKVVVLANAERLSDAQCAMLRSYVDCGGSLVAAYQSSLYDENGTKRTDFGLADVLRVRLAEPSRRVQNNYIALMDPHPLNAGFDGATRIIGGAHIIGVASDAAAPFRFIPDFPDLPMEEVYQREPPDKPAVVCTENAAGGRTVYFPFDIGAIFWEALQSDHGRLIANAVSWALGKTADVTVEGQGLVDVAVHKGDSGAAVALVNLTNPMAMRGPIRETLPLPPQSVSIAVPTDRVKVRLLVAGTDVEPNVVDGRVEVVIPAAGLLEIVHVDWSEV from the coding sequence ATGGATGACTGGGCTCGGACCGCGACGCGCTGGGCCCAGATCACTCTGGCCGAGGACGATCCCGCGCACTTCGACGCGGACTTCTGGCTGCGCCTGATGCGCGACAGCAGGTCCAATGCGACCTGCATCAGCGCCGGTGGGTACATCGCCTACTACCCGACGCAGCTCGAGCACCACTACCGCAGCAAGTACCTCGCCGGCACCGATCCGTTCGGCACGCTCGTCGAAGGCGCGCGCAGTCTCGGCATGAGCGTGATGGCGCGGGTCGACCCACACGCGGTCCACGCCGACGCGGCCGACGCGCACCCCGAATGGCTGGCCCGGGACCGGGGCGGCAACCCGATCGAGCACTGGGCCTACCCGGGTGTCTGGCTGACGTGCGCGTTCACGCCGTACCACCGGGAGTTCATCACCGAGGTGATCCGCGAGATCGTCCGCGAGTACGACGTGGACGCGGTCTTCGCGAACCGGTGGGAGGGGTACTCCGGCATCTCCTACAGCGAGGCCGCCCGGAAGTCGTTCCGCGACGAGTGCGGTCTCGAATTGCCGCTCGGAGAGCATGGCGACGGCTGGCCGGAGTACGTCGGTTGGCGGCATCGGCGACTGGGTGAACTCGTCGGGATCTGGGACCAGGCGGTCCGGGAGCTCCGGCCGCACGCGCGCTTCGTGCCGAACCTCGGCGCGCTCGCGGCGCGCGACCTGGCGCGTGATCTGGCCGAGCCGGTCTCGCCGCTGTTCATCGTCGACAAACAAGGACGGCACGGGATCGAGGCGCCGTGGGTGGCCGGCCGCGCCGGCAAGCGGAATCGTGGGGTGTACCCGGATCGGCCGGTGCAGCTGATCACGTCGGTCGGGCCTGAGCACAAGTACCGCTGGAAGGACTCGGTCGCGCCCGTCGAGGAGACGAAGACCTGGATCGTCGACGGATTCGTCCAGGGTGCGCTGCCGTGGTTCACGAAGTTCAATGCGACCATCCAGGACCCGCGCTGGGTGCAGCCGGTTGTCGAGGCCTTCAACCTGCACGCGACAGTCGAACCGGTCCTGCGTGACCTGCACATCACCGCCGAGGTCGCGCTGCTCGACGCCGGCAACAACGATCACGAGGACGGCTTCTACCAGGCGCTGGTCGAGGCGCGGATCCCGTTCGAGTTCGTCTCCGACAAGGTCATGACGCTGGAACGCCTACGTGCGTTCAAGGTCGTCGTACTCGCGAACGCCGAGCGGTTGAGCGACGCGCAGTGCGCGATGCTGCGCTCGTACGTCGACTGCGGCGGATCGCTCGTCGCGGCGTACCAGAGCTCGCTGTACGACGAGAACGGGACCAAGCGGACCGACTTCGGGCTGGCGGACGTGCTGAGGGTCCGGCTGGCGGAGCCGAGTCGGCGCGTGCAGAACAACTACATCGCGTTGATGGACCCGCATCCGTTGAACGCCGGGTTCGACGGTGCGACGCGGATCATTGGCGGCGCCCACATCATCGGCGTGGCCTCGGATGCGGCGGCGCCGTTCAGATTCATCCCGGACTTTCCGGATCTGCCGATGGAGGAGGTCTATCAGCGCGAGCCTCCGGACAAGCCCGCGGTCGTCTGCACGGAGAACGCTGCCGGCGGTCGGACGGTGTACTTCCCGTTCGACATCGGCGCGATCTTCTGGGAGGCGCTGCAGTCGGACCACGGCAGGCTGATCGCGAACGCGGTCTCGTGGGCGCTCGGGAAGACCGCGGACGTGACCGTCGAAGGCCAGGGCTTGGTGGATGTCGCTGTCCACAAAGGTGACTCCGGGGCGGCCGTTGCCCTGGTCAACCTGACGAATCCGATGGCGATGCGCGGACCGATCCGGGAGACCTTGCCGCTACCGCCGCAGTCCGTGTCGATCGCCGTACCCACGGATCGGGTGAAGGTACGGCTGCTGGTGGCCGGGACAGACGTCGAGCCGAACGTGGTCGACGGGCGGGTCGAGGTCGTGATTCCGGCCGCGGGACTGCTCGAAATCGTGCACGTCGATTGGAGTGAGGTATGA
- a CDS encoding dihydrofolate reductase family protein has translation MRKIMYYVHQSLDGFIEGPNGEFDWAQLGPELGDYSMSLTERADLFLYGRTVWNMMSSYWPNAESMNPDEHAIQFAPVWRSTPKVVLSTTLESAEWDTRIVRAPEEIRAIKEEPGKDILLTGSASVAAALTELGLLDEYHVIVHPVVLGGGKPVHQPTDRRTLRLADTRSFDDRTVLLRHDVG, from the coding sequence ATGCGGAAGATCATGTACTACGTGCACCAGTCGCTCGACGGCTTCATCGAGGGGCCGAACGGCGAGTTCGACTGGGCCCAGCTCGGTCCGGAGCTCGGCGACTACTCGATGAGCCTGACCGAACGCGCCGACCTGTTCCTCTACGGCCGGACGGTCTGGAACATGATGTCGTCGTACTGGCCGAACGCCGAGTCGATGAACCCGGACGAGCACGCGATCCAGTTCGCACCGGTCTGGCGCAGTACGCCGAAGGTCGTGCTCTCGACGACGCTGGAGAGCGCCGAGTGGGACACCCGGATCGTTCGCGCACCGGAAGAGATCAGGGCGATCAAGGAGGAGCCGGGCAAGGACATCCTGCTCACCGGCAGCGCGAGCGTGGCGGCCGCGCTGACGGAGCTAGGGCTGCTCGACGAGTACCACGTGATCGTGCACCCGGTGGTCCTCGGCGGCGGCAAGCCCGTCCACCAGCCGACCGATCGCCGCACTCTGCGCCTGGCGGACACGCGCTCCTTCGACGACCGGACCGTGCTGCTCCGTCACGATGTCGGCTGA
- a CDS encoding alpha/beta hydrolase family protein: MSKKYNGGALKLQRVLARNSAYTRYHVTYRSGSLTISGIMNVPSTPGRHPALVLNHGYIDPAVYTNGRGLMREQDYLARRGYVVLHTDYRNHAESSKDPNAELTLRLGYTEDAINAVLALKTSQYVDPARVGMLGRSMGGGVTYNTLVAQPGLVKAAVVFAPVSSDAADNFDRWTRSDRPLATQLLRRYGEPARNPAFWRNLSAVNFVDRVTEPVLIHHGESDSTCPIGWSRESLAALKAAGKNATLYTYPGEEHAFGPAWPTSMARTVAFLKQHGV, from the coding sequence ATGTCGAAGAAGTACAACGGCGGGGCCTTGAAGCTGCAACGGGTCCTCGCCCGCAACTCGGCCTACACCCGCTACCACGTCACCTACCGCAGCGGTTCATTGACGATCTCCGGCATCATGAACGTCCCCTCGACCCCCGGACGGCATCCGGCACTGGTCCTCAACCACGGCTACATAGATCCCGCCGTCTACACGAACGGCCGCGGGCTCATGCGCGAGCAGGACTACCTCGCACGCCGTGGATACGTCGTACTCCACACCGACTACCGCAACCACGCGGAGTCCTCGAAGGACCCGAACGCCGAGCTCACCCTCCGCCTCGGCTACACCGAGGACGCCATCAACGCGGTCCTCGCGCTGAAGACCTCGCAGTACGTCGATCCCGCCCGCGTCGGCATGCTCGGCCGATCGATGGGCGGCGGTGTCACCTACAACACGCTCGTCGCCCAACCGGGACTGGTGAAAGCCGCGGTCGTGTTCGCGCCGGTCAGCTCGGACGCCGCCGACAACTTCGACCGCTGGACGCGGTCGGATCGCCCGCTCGCCACCCAACTCCTGCGCCGGTACGGCGAACCGGCGCGCAACCCGGCGTTCTGGCGGAACCTGTCCGCGGTGAACTTCGTCGACCGGGTGACCGAACCGGTGCTGATCCATCACGGCGAGTCCGACTCGACCTGCCCGATCGGCTGGTCACGCGAGAGTCTGGCCGCGCTGAAGGCGGCCGGGAAGAACGCGACGCTCTACACCTATCCCGGTGAGGAGCACGCGTTCGGCCCGGCCTGGCCGACCTCGATGGCGAGGACGGTCGCGTTCCTCAAACAGCACGGGGTTTGA
- a CDS encoding D-2-hydroxyacid dehydrogenase: MIVVVGKESPAYVEAAGGARVRFVDSLDDAADVLGEVEAIVGHVSPDVLAKAPKLRWVHSPSAGVDSDLTPEMRSSPVVLTSSAGNGGIPLAEHSMLLMLMLSRDVPRWMRAQAEHKWDHYRHAELAGRTVGIYGLGNSGIDLAQKAKAFHMRTLGVRRRPDQPSPYVDELCDLDQLLAESDFVVVTVPRTPTTAGVFDRNAFARMKSSAYFICISRGGIADDDALLEALQSGQIAGAGLDAHGVEPLPPESPFWSLPNVIVTPHNGATSDGNLRRSREIVAENIRRFVTGEPLHNVVDKVAGY; encoded by the coding sequence ATGATTGTTGTCGTTGGCAAAGAATCACCGGCGTACGTCGAAGCGGCCGGCGGCGCCCGGGTGCGGTTCGTCGACTCGCTCGACGATGCGGCGGACGTCCTCGGCGAGGTGGAGGCGATCGTCGGGCACGTGTCGCCGGACGTGCTGGCGAAGGCGCCGAAGCTGCGTTGGGTGCACAGCCCGTCGGCCGGTGTGGACTCCGATCTCACGCCGGAGATGCGGTCGTCGCCGGTCGTCCTGACCTCGAGCGCCGGGAACGGCGGGATCCCGCTGGCCGAGCATTCGATGCTGCTGATGCTCATGCTGAGCCGCGACGTACCGCGATGGATGCGCGCGCAGGCCGAGCACAAGTGGGACCACTACCGGCACGCTGAACTCGCCGGGCGGACGGTCGGCATCTACGGCCTCGGCAACTCGGGTATCGACCTTGCACAGAAAGCGAAGGCATTCCACATGCGGACGCTCGGCGTACGGCGTCGGCCGGACCAGCCGTCGCCGTACGTCGACGAGCTGTGCGATCTCGATCAGCTGCTGGCGGAATCCGACTTCGTGGTCGTGACGGTACCGCGGACACCGACGACGGCCGGGGTCTTCGACCGGAACGCGTTCGCGCGGATGAAGTCGTCCGCGTACTTCATCTGCATCTCGCGCGGCGGGATCGCGGACGACGATGCGTTGCTGGAGGCCTTGCAGTCGGGGCAGATCGCCGGTGCGGGTCTGGATGCGCACGGCGTCGAGCCGCTGCCGCCGGAGAGCCCGTTCTGGTCGCTCCCGAACGTCATCGTCACGCCGCACAACGGCGCGACCAGTGACGGCAATCTGCGCCGCTCGCGAGAGATCGTCGCCGAAAACATCCGCAGGTTTGTCACCGGCGAGCCGTTGCACAACGTCGTGGACAAGGTTGCGGGTTACTAA
- a CDS encoding FAD-binding oxidoreductase: protein MNAIEGLRERTRGQVFTVGDEGYDAARRVNNWMHDKRPQVIVRCENAGDVMTAIDYARTQELELSVRGGGHSVPGFGTVDDGLVIDLSGMRNVRVDPVNRTARAGGGATWGDFNAATHAFGLATTGGIISTTGVGGLTLGGGIGYLARGLGLSCDNLISADVVTADGKFLIASEKENDDLFWALRGGGGNFGVVTALEFRLAPVSTIYGGPMFFELSDAAAVLTGFRELIKDAPEQLGGFPAFQIAPPLPFIPENRHGEPFAAIVGCWAGDLDEGESQISKFREFAPVMAEHVGPMPYPALNSAFDALVPPGLQHYWKANFVTELTDEAIQAHLRHAPGLPAVNSTVHIYPINGACHRVTPDGTAFAYRDANFATVIAGMWPDPAQNEAGIEWVRSYYDDVAPHSEAGGYINFMAEDDQGRIRENYRQNYDRLVEVKRKYDPANVFHLNQNIVP from the coding sequence ATGAATGCGATAGAAGGCCTGCGGGAGCGCACCAGGGGACAGGTGTTCACCGTAGGCGACGAGGGGTACGACGCGGCGCGCCGCGTCAACAACTGGATGCACGACAAGCGGCCGCAGGTGATCGTCCGGTGTGAGAACGCCGGCGACGTGATGACGGCCATCGACTACGCCCGTACTCAGGAGCTCGAGCTCTCGGTGCGCGGCGGCGGGCACAGCGTGCCGGGGTTCGGCACGGTCGACGACGGTCTGGTCATCGATCTCAGCGGGATGCGCAACGTGCGGGTCGATCCGGTGAACCGGACCGCGCGGGCCGGCGGCGGCGCGACGTGGGGCGACTTCAACGCGGCGACGCACGCCTTCGGGCTGGCGACGACCGGCGGCATCATCTCGACCACCGGCGTCGGCGGACTGACGCTCGGCGGCGGGATCGGGTACCTGGCCCGCGGGCTCGGGCTGTCCTGCGACAACCTGATCTCGGCCGACGTGGTGACCGCGGACGGGAAGTTCCTGATCGCGAGCGAGAAGGAGAACGACGATCTGTTCTGGGCGCTGCGGGGCGGTGGCGGCAACTTCGGTGTCGTGACCGCGCTGGAGTTCCGGTTGGCGCCGGTGTCGACGATCTACGGCGGCCCGATGTTCTTCGAGCTGTCCGACGCGGCCGCCGTCCTCACCGGGTTCCGGGAGCTGATCAAGGACGCGCCCGAGCAGCTGGGCGGGTTCCCGGCGTTCCAGATCGCGCCGCCGTTGCCGTTCATTCCGGAGAACCGGCACGGCGAGCCGTTCGCCGCGATCGTCGGCTGCTGGGCCGGTGACCTCGACGAGGGCGAGTCGCAGATCTCGAAGTTCCGCGAGTTCGCGCCGGTGATGGCCGAGCACGTCGGACCGATGCCGTACCCGGCACTGAACAGCGCGTTCGACGCGCTGGTGCCGCCCGGCCTGCAGCACTACTGGAAGGCGAACTTCGTCACCGAGCTGACCGACGAGGCGATCCAGGCGCACCTGCGGCACGCGCCCGGGCTTCCGGCGGTCAACTCGACCGTGCACATCTACCCGATCAACGGCGCCTGCCACCGGGTCACACCGGACGGGACCGCGTTCGCCTACCGCGACGCGAACTTCGCCACGGTGATCGCCGGCATGTGGCCGGACCCGGCGCAGAACGAGGCCGGGATCGAATGGGTGCGGTCGTACTACGACGACGTCGCACCGCACTCCGAGGCCGGCGGGTACATCAACTTCATGGCCGAGGACGACCAGGGCCGGATCCGGGAGAACTACCGGCAGAACTACGACCGGCTGGTCGAGGTCAAGCGCAAGTACGATCCGGCCAACGTGTTCCACCTCAACCAGAACATCGTGCCTTAG